One genomic region from Candidatus Nitrosopumilus koreensis AR1 encodes:
- a CDS encoding Nre family DNA repair protein — translation MSSNSQDIRRSILAKWHESLSKYGNLFSSDSISGTSPPSVFVGSYNYPKVFVGPMVPPIHGDTSLLDNPEKWIGKSLEEIVNFRLNLVRGTQKMSIDKTDGRYIESLQEVTMSSKPTGSDLIFQKSVSSNISLDGESAPFGPIGEIKSAKFSGTTSVRSIEKTFYDKDLNAQDAVLNLYNSGIDISKIQKCFSIGMLGQKRKLVPTKWSITATDDIISKSLADEVLDYGLIDSCKVFSYTHLGNHFSVVLFPHRWIYEMIEAWYSNGILGFGSDYEDARGIDHPPAIAGAYFAAKLGVLEYLHENGIQSGVVILREIRPEYAIPVGVWQVREGIREAMKQTPVTANDFEHALILASEKMSISKSEWLSHGNISKLMRQKPLSDFF, via the coding sequence ATGTCTTCTAATTCTCAGGATATTCGTCGTTCTATCTTGGCAAAGTGGCATGAATCATTATCAAAATATGGCAACTTATTTTCCTCTGATTCTATTAGTGGAACTAGTCCCCCTTCTGTATTTGTAGGATCATACAATTATCCCAAAGTCTTTGTTGGTCCGATGGTTCCTCCAATCCATGGTGATACAAGCCTTCTTGACAATCCTGAAAAATGGATAGGAAAATCTTTAGAAGAAATTGTAAACTTTAGATTGAATTTAGTTCGTGGAACACAAAAAATGTCTATTGATAAAACTGATGGACGTTACATTGAAAGTCTTCAAGAAGTTACAATGTCTTCAAAACCTACTGGCTCTGATCTAATTTTCCAAAAATCTGTATCTTCTAACATCTCTCTAGATGGTGAAAGTGCTCCTTTTGGACCTATTGGTGAAATAAAATCTGCAAAATTTTCTGGAACTACTTCTGTAAGATCAATTGAAAAGACATTTTATGATAAAGACTTGAATGCACAAGATGCAGTTTTGAATTTGTATAATTCTGGAATTGACATTTCAAAGATTCAAAAATGTTTTAGCATTGGAATGCTTGGACAAAAACGAAAACTGGTTCCAACCAAATGGAGTATAACTGCCACTGATGACATCATTTCAAAATCTCTTGCTGATGAAGTTTTGGATTATGGATTAATTGATTCTTGTAAGGTTTTTTCTTATACTCATCTTGGAAATCATTTCTCTGTTGTTTTATTTCCTCATAGGTGGATCTATGAAATGATTGAAGCTTGGTATTCTAATGGAATTCTCGGGTTTGGTTCTGACTATGAAGATGCTAGGGGAATTGATCATCCTCCTGCTATCGCAGGAGCCTATTTTGCTGCAAAATTAGGAGTTCTGGAGTATCTTCATGAGAATGGAATTCAATCTGGTGTGGTCATTTTAAGAGAAATTCGGCCTGAATATGCTATTCCTGTAGGTGTTTGGCAGGTAAGGGAGGGTATTCGAGAAGCGATGAAACAAACTCCTGTTACTGCAAATGATTTTGAACATGCTTTGATTTTAGCCTCAGAAAAAATGAGTATTAGTAAATCTGAATGGCTATCTCATGGAAATATATCAAAATTAATGCGGCAAAAACCACTTTCAGATTTTTTCTAG
- a CDS encoding PKD domain-containing protein, with translation MNGFFLLPLVLSLFVVIGVSDSFAQQIESIDVVENKMVTLLGEGFDADHDKLVFKWVQIYGEPVVLSSYSIPEPTFMAPTVANGEIKVLTFELTVTDPIGASHSDIVEVVVNPVNHAPQVDAGRDKVALPGVHVMSIFPSAHDPDGDVLTYQWKQTGGQEVELVYTDNKHITFQPIYLDFSDFEPLSFQVTVDDGFGGTATDSVNVYLFSNLIDNRRITVDAGPLQTVYEGERVTLTATGQTVDGSDIRFSWVQLLGPSASISSFIGPEVEFIAPQVGDTEKLLSFQVTGYSPGNGYANALAMVKVLPSNGSPIADAGPNQNVPENVLVKLLGTGTDPDGDSIRYSWSQKSGPVVKFYERASFSIYFFSPQISSDSETLVFELTVTDVHGNSDSDDVNIVVTNRNSPPNASAGPDRRVVSGSPVTIIGSGSDADGDPLTFSWKQLSGDLVTFDKSGKTLSFVAPEVMPSESKRLSFQLTVTDTADQKAFDQVVVFVSPENSAPTATVSDDRTVDENTLVNIMCSGTDPDGDALTFSWSSSSNVVFTEPSSGNTLVKTPNVVGDSKIILTCTVSDGTLSASDSLTLTVRNTLNLDIVADAGNDMIVNEKIQVSLDGRGSHDPENQPLSYSWTQIAGEAVTLSSKSSVTPIFTTPTVANGEIKVLVFELKVFDNNGRQDTDTVKVTVDPVNATPVASASAEQNLK, from the coding sequence ATGAATGGTTTTTTTCTATTACCTTTAGTATTATCTTTGTTTGTTGTAATTGGAGTTTCTGATTCATTTGCTCAACAGATAGAATCTATTGATGTTGTTGAAAATAAGATGGTGACCTTACTTGGCGAAGGATTTGATGCTGATCATGATAAACTTGTCTTTAAATGGGTTCAAATCTATGGCGAACCTGTAGTTCTTTCTTCTTATTCTATTCCTGAACCCACATTTATGGCTCCTACAGTTGCAAATGGTGAAATTAAGGTTTTAACTTTTGAATTGACAGTTACTGACCCTATTGGGGCAAGTCATTCTGATATTGTTGAAGTAGTTGTTAATCCTGTAAACCATGCACCTCAAGTTGATGCTGGACGTGATAAAGTTGCATTGCCTGGTGTTCATGTAATGAGTATCTTTCCTTCAGCACATGATCCTGATGGTGATGTACTAACTTATCAGTGGAAACAAACTGGTGGACAAGAAGTAGAACTTGTATACACCGACAATAAACATATTACATTCCAGCCCATTTATCTTGATTTTTCTGATTTTGAACCTTTGTCATTTCAAGTAACTGTTGATGACGGATTTGGTGGTACTGCAACAGATAGTGTAAATGTGTACTTGTTTTCAAATCTTATTGACAACAGACGAATCACTGTTGATGCTGGACCCCTGCAAACTGTTTATGAAGGTGAAAGGGTGACTCTCACTGCTACAGGCCAAACAGTAGATGGATCAGACATTAGATTTTCTTGGGTTCAGTTGTTAGGACCTTCTGCATCTATTAGCTCTTTTATTGGTCCCGAAGTAGAATTTATTGCACCTCAAGTTGGAGACACTGAAAAACTACTTTCCTTCCAAGTAACTGGTTATTCACCTGGAAACGGATATGCAAATGCTTTGGCAATGGTTAAAGTACTTCCTTCCAATGGTTCCCCAATTGCTGATGCAGGACCTAATCAAAACGTACCTGAAAATGTTCTTGTAAAATTATTGGGAACTGGAACTGATCCTGATGGTGATAGCATAAGATATTCTTGGAGCCAAAAATCTGGACCTGTGGTGAAATTCTATGAAAGAGCATCATTTTCGATCTATTTCTTCTCTCCTCAAATTAGTTCTGACTCTGAAACTTTAGTCTTTGAGCTTACTGTAACTGATGTTCATGGTAATTCTGATTCTGATGATGTAAACATTGTCGTCACTAACAGGAATTCTCCTCCAAATGCTTCAGCTGGTCCTGACAGACGTGTTGTAAGTGGTAGCCCTGTTACTATAATTGGCTCTGGTTCTGATGCAGACGGTGATCCTCTAACCTTCTCATGGAAACAATTGTCTGGAGACCTTGTGACTTTTGATAAATCTGGTAAAACTCTAAGCTTTGTTGCTCCTGAAGTAATGCCTTCTGAATCCAAACGTTTGTCTTTCCAACTAACAGTTACTGACACTGCTGATCAAAAAGCTTTTGATCAGGTTGTAGTGTTTGTATCTCCTGAAAACAGTGCACCTACAGCAACTGTAAGTGATGATAGAACTGTTGATGAAAATACTTTGGTAAACATAATGTGTAGTGGAACTGATCCTGATGGTGACGCACTCACATTTTCTTGGTCTTCTTCATCTAATGTTGTTTTCACTGAACCTTCAAGTGGAAATACTTTAGTGAAAACTCCAAATGTTGTAGGTGATTCTAAAATTATCTTGACTTGTACTGTTAGTGATGGTACTCTCAGTGCTTCTGATAGTCTTACTTTGACTGTAAGGAATACTCTTAATCTGGATATTGTTGCTGATGCTGGCAATGATATGATAGTAAATGAAAAAATCCAAGTCTCTCTTGATGGACGTGGTAGCCATGATCCTGAAAACCAACCTTTATCATATTCTTGGACTCAAATAGCAGGTGAGGCAGTGACGCTGTCCTCAAAGTCTAGTGTTACTCCTATATTTACTACTCCTACAGTTGCAAATGGTGAAATTAAGGTTCTAGTGTTTGAGTTAAAGGTATTTGATAATAACGGCAGACAAGATACTGATACCGTAAAAGTAACAGTTGATCCAGTTAATGCTACTCCTGTGGCATCTGCATCTGCAGAACAAAATTTGAAATAA
- a CDS encoding NAD(P)H-binding protein, translated as MKETLSINNAYSSRPFSILVTGATGFIGSRLISLLSSLGYSVKGLTRKQLPDSEKIKYVQADVFKFDELKNAMSGIDTAFYLLHSMEGDKGNWLEFVTREKIQAQNFLRSATESGVKRIIYLGGLVNDSLELSPHMRSRKEVGEILASGNIPVTEFRASIIIGAKGGSYAMLRYLVERLRIMVCPSWVKSLAQPIAVDDVIYYLAESLSKPETVGKIFEIGGPDKMTYEELMRVYSTYINKNLFVLHIPFLTTRLSSYWVDLITPVKASLARPLIDSLVHDTVVTDDSIKKIIPVRLKSVHEAIDIATKEMELDPPEMEQKEEKTGFKINQMLIQVSLFTLAVVGSSYYWLDNRSDVYQPLWLMGSSFWYIAIFSSIILIHNKTRLGYLIAGFSSWVTLVFWMIDSYYVFFEIPNIENTLNELVMVRNFIGMIAVMLTVIASHNLFHKVIDYQYRGKPI; from the coding sequence ATGAAAGAAACACTTTCAATAAATAATGCATATAGTTCCAGGCCTTTCTCCATATTAGTTACGGGGGCAACTGGTTTTATTGGCTCTAGATTGATTTCATTATTGTCTTCTTTAGGATATTCTGTAAAAGGATTAACTAGAAAACAATTACCTGATAGTGAAAAAATAAAATATGTTCAGGCAGATGTTTTCAAATTTGATGAATTAAAAAATGCAATGTCTGGAATTGATACTGCATTTTATTTACTTCATTCAATGGAAGGTGATAAAGGTAATTGGCTAGAATTTGTTACAAGAGAAAAAATTCAAGCTCAAAACTTTCTTAGATCTGCAACGGAATCGGGAGTTAAGAGAATTATTTACCTTGGTGGATTAGTAAATGATAGTTTAGAACTTTCTCCACACATGCGTAGTAGAAAGGAGGTTGGAGAAATACTTGCATCCGGAAATATTCCTGTAACTGAGTTTAGGGCTTCTATAATTATTGGTGCAAAGGGTGGTTCATATGCGATGCTTCGTTATCTTGTTGAAAGATTAAGAATTATGGTGTGCCCTTCTTGGGTAAAATCGTTAGCTCAACCAATTGCAGTAGATGATGTGATTTACTATTTGGCTGAATCTCTTTCAAAACCTGAAACAGTAGGAAAGATCTTTGAGATAGGAGGGCCTGACAAAATGACTTATGAAGAATTAATGCGTGTGTATTCAACATATATCAACAAAAATCTGTTTGTACTGCATATTCCATTTTTAACAACTAGGTTGTCTTCTTACTGGGTTGATCTTATTACTCCTGTCAAAGCATCGCTTGCAAGACCTTTGATTGATAGTTTAGTTCATGATACTGTTGTAACTGATGATTCAATAAAAAAAATCATACCTGTGCGTCTAAAGTCCGTTCATGAAGCAATTGATATTGCAACAAAAGAGATGGAATTAGATCCTCCTGAAATGGAACAAAAAGAAGAAAAAACAGGTTTCAAAATAAACCAAATGCTAATTCAAGTTTCTCTTTTTACATTAGCTGTTGTTGGTTCAAGCTACTATTGGCTGGATAATAGATCTGATGTTTATCAGCCTTTATGGCTAATGGGCTCTTCGTTTTGGTATATTGCGATATTTTCTTCAATAATTCTAATTCATAATAAAACTCGTTTAGGTTACTTGATTGCCGGATTCTCGTCGTGGGTAACTTTGGTATTCTGGATGATTGACAGTTACTATGTGTTTTTTGAAATCCCAAACATTGAAAATACTTTAAACGAATTGGTAATGGTAAGAAATTTTATTGGAATGATTGCGGTAATGCTAACTGTGATTGCCTCTCACAATTTATTTCACAAAGTCATTGATTATCAATATAGGGGAAAACCTATCTAA
- a CDS encoding cobalamin-binding protein gives MAINRIVSFLPSATELLYEFGVQDKLFGVTHECKFPHEAIFKPQIIDTVIDSEKLSSDEINTQTCQLLKNGKDIFVLNEKNLLKANPDMIISQETCEVCAAYNNQVNKALQILENKPIIYSMDPHNIQEIIESVTKLGMILEKESRAKEITDLLEKRILSIKNKQTKNKPRVLAIEWLEPFFTAGHWVPEMVQIAGGVNLISKTGEHSRRMEFQEILDSDPDIIVLMPCGFDVKRTISEFEIMLRENKAWNSLRAVKNKRVFAVDANSFFSKPSIRTIEGVEILAKIFHPEIYDDVKIPKTFQNIKI, from the coding sequence ATGGCAATAAATAGAATAGTTTCTTTCTTGCCTAGTGCAACAGAGTTACTATATGAGTTTGGGGTTCAAGATAAACTGTTTGGAGTCACACATGAATGTAAATTTCCACATGAAGCTATTTTCAAACCACAAATAATTGACACTGTAATAGATTCTGAAAAACTATCCAGTGATGAAATCAACACACAAACATGTCAATTACTAAAAAATGGAAAAGATATTTTTGTGTTAAATGAAAAAAATCTGCTAAAAGCAAATCCAGACATGATTATTTCACAAGAAACTTGCGAAGTTTGTGCAGCATATAATAACCAAGTAAACAAAGCATTGCAGATTCTCGAAAACAAGCCCATAATCTACTCAATGGATCCACACAACATACAAGAAATCATAGAATCAGTTACAAAGTTAGGGATGATTTTAGAAAAGGAATCTAGAGCAAAAGAGATTACAGATTTACTTGAAAAAAGAATTTTGAGTATAAAAAATAAACAAACTAAAAACAAACCACGAGTACTTGCAATTGAGTGGTTAGAACCATTTTTTACCGCAGGTCATTGGGTTCCAGAAATGGTCCAAATTGCAGGAGGGGTGAATCTAATAAGCAAGACAGGTGAACATTCAAGACGTATGGAATTTCAAGAGATATTAGATTCAGACCCAGACATTATTGTTTTAATGCCATGTGGGTTTGATGTAAAACGTACAATTTCTGAGTTTGAAATCATGTTGAGAGAGAACAAAGCATGGAATAGTCTCAGAGCAGTAAAAAACAAAAGAGTTTTTGCAGTAGATGCAAATTCATTTTTTAGCAAACCCAGTATCAGAACAATTGAGGGGGTTGAGATATTAGCAAAAATTTTTCATCCAGAAATATACGATGATGTAAAAATTCCAAAAACATTCCAAAATATCAAAATTTGA
- a CDS encoding redox-regulated ATPase YchF codes for MPIKLGLIGKTNTGKTTFFNSATLSSEEISSYPFTTKSPVSGVANAITLCVHPEFKIQDNPNNSKCVDGWRYIPIELIDLPGLIKDAWKGKGLGNQFLSIAAQSDALLHVVDASGGVDSTGKITEVGTGDPISDFADIEEELIMWYHKILEGNREKISKLINSGSEFVDAVTDLYRGIGVKKSHVKESLVATGLEEKNFNEFDMVDSKKFASYLRKISKPTLIVANKIDVEGADKNFVRLRERYNDSIVIPVSGDSEFSLRRAEQKGLIKYSPGSEQFEILKSDELNEKQINALNFIKKGIMGEYMRTGVQFAINVAVFKLLKMNSIYPVADETKLADKKGRILPDLILLKDGATINDLAKEIHTDLTKGLLYGKDLRYNLRLPVDYQLRDRDVVSLVSAAKK; via the coding sequence ATGCCAATCAAACTTGGACTAATCGGTAAAACCAATACTGGTAAGACAACTTTCTTTAATTCTGCAACATTGTCTTCTGAAGAAATTTCATCATATCCATTTACAACAAAATCCCCTGTATCTGGTGTGGCAAATGCAATTACTCTTTGTGTTCATCCTGAATTTAAAATCCAAGACAATCCAAATAATTCTAAATGTGTTGATGGCTGGAGATATATTCCAATTGAGTTAATTGATCTTCCTGGATTAATCAAAGATGCATGGAAAGGAAAAGGACTGGGAAATCAATTTCTTTCTATTGCCGCTCAATCTGATGCGTTGTTACATGTCGTAGATGCTTCTGGTGGTGTTGATTCTACTGGAAAGATTACCGAGGTTGGTACTGGCGATCCTATTTCTGATTTTGCGGACATTGAAGAAGAATTAATCATGTGGTATCATAAAATTCTTGAAGGAAATCGTGAAAAAATTTCAAAATTAATTAATTCTGGTTCAGAATTCGTTGATGCTGTTACTGATCTTTATCGTGGGATAGGTGTAAAAAAATCTCATGTGAAAGAATCTCTTGTTGCAACTGGTCTTGAAGAAAAAAATTTTAATGAGTTTGACATGGTTGATAGTAAAAAATTTGCGTCTTATCTGAGAAAAATTTCAAAACCTACTTTGATTGTTGCAAATAAAATAGATGTTGAAGGGGCAGACAAAAATTTTGTTAGGCTGAGAGAACGTTACAATGACTCGATTGTGATACCTGTAAGTGGTGATAGTGAGTTTAGTCTTCGACGTGCTGAACAAAAGGGATTGATAAAATATTCTCCTGGCTCTGAACAATTTGAGATACTAAAATCTGATGAATTAAATGAAAAGCAAATCAACGCTTTGAATTTTATCAAAAAGGGAATCATGGGCGAATACATGCGTACAGGTGTTCAATTTGCAATCAATGTTGCCGTCTTCAAACTGCTTAAAATGAATTCAATATATCCCGTTGCTGATGAAACAAAACTTGCTGATAAAAAAGGACGGATTCTACCTGACTTGATTTTACTTAAAGATGGGGCAACAATTAATGATCTTGCAAAGGAGATTCATACTGACTTGACAAAAGGATTGCTTTATGGCAAAGATTTGAGATATAATCTTAGACTACCTGTTGACTATCAACTAAGAGATAGAGATGTTGTGTCTCTAGTCAGTGCTGCAAAAAAATAA
- a CDS encoding CoA-binding protein yields the protein MIAMEHDTHTDKQIQDILSLKKVVVVGMSKNPSKAAHYVPRYLSENGFAITPVNPSADEILGKKCYESVSDIDDDIDIVDIFRPSEEVLPFVQEAIKKKPKVIWLQEGIHNPEAEKLARDAGIDVVFNRCMLAEHQRLC from the coding sequence ATGATTGCTATGGAACACGATACCCATACTGACAAGCAGATACAAGATATCTTGTCTTTAAAAAAAGTGGTAGTTGTTGGTATGTCAAAAAATCCTTCAAAAGCAGCTCATTACGTGCCTAGATATTTGTCTGAAAATGGATTTGCCATAACTCCAGTAAATCCCTCTGCTGATGAAATTTTGGGGAAAAAATGTTATGAATCTGTATCTGATATTGATGATGACATTGACATTGTAGATATCTTTAGACCTTCTGAGGAAGTCTTGCCATTTGTTCAAGAGGCAATCAAGAAAAAACCCAAAGTGATTTGGCTTCAAGAAGGAATCCATAATCCAGAAGCTGAGAAACTAGCTAGAGATGCCGGCATTGATGTTGTCTTTAACAGATGTATGTTGGCAGAGCATCAGAGACTGTGTTAA
- a CDS encoding biotin--[acetyl-CoA-carboxylase] ligase, translated as MIYNSFDNPGLVKVLTFLQTHNTEYLSGQDLSDVLRISRVAVWKHIKKIQELGYTVESKQKLGYKLTKNSDALLPWEITSGLKTKIIGQQAFYFDSTDSTQNQALKMAEEHKRNGAIIVAEKQTGGKGRSGRKWISPKGGIWFSVILHPKFDITITTLFPIASALALSLALEKTCKISPELKWPNDLTIKGKKLAGMLVDASLESNKIESLVLGVGINFDVDVKQIEKNLKGTPNFYGVATLNEYKTKIRPVELVQAFLIELEKIYKLLNTKQTKKIISEWTKRSSTIGKNVKLNTVEGEIKGKAIRIDEDGALVISNNKNTNRVIAGDIIHLAK; from the coding sequence TTGATTTACAATTCATTTGATAATCCAGGATTAGTGAAAGTTCTTACATTTTTGCAAACTCACAATACAGAATACCTATCAGGTCAAGATTTGAGTGATGTGTTACGAATTAGCAGAGTTGCAGTATGGAAACATATCAAAAAAATTCAAGAGTTAGGATATACAGTAGAATCAAAACAAAAACTAGGTTACAAATTAACAAAAAATTCAGATGCATTACTCCCATGGGAAATCACTTCAGGTTTGAAAACAAAGATCATAGGACAACAGGCATTTTATTTTGATTCAACTGATTCGACACAAAATCAAGCACTAAAGATGGCTGAAGAGCATAAAAGAAATGGTGCAATAATTGTTGCAGAGAAACAAACTGGAGGCAAAGGAAGATCTGGAAGGAAGTGGATATCGCCAAAAGGGGGGATTTGGTTTTCAGTTATTTTACATCCAAAATTCGACATCACCATAACAACACTATTTCCCATAGCATCGGCATTAGCATTATCTCTAGCATTAGAAAAAACATGCAAAATTTCTCCAGAATTAAAATGGCCAAATGATTTAACAATTAAAGGGAAAAAATTAGCAGGAATGTTAGTAGATGCATCATTAGAATCAAACAAAATTGAAAGTTTAGTGTTAGGTGTAGGAATAAATTTTGATGTAGATGTTAAGCAAATTGAAAAAAATCTTAAAGGTACACCAAATTTTTATGGTGTGGCTACACTTAACGAATACAAAACTAAAATCAGGCCAGTAGAACTAGTTCAAGCATTTTTAATAGAATTAGAAAAAATATACAAATTACTAAATACAAAACAAACAAAAAAAATCATTTCAGAATGGACAAAAAGATCATCAACAATTGGAAAGAATGTGAAACTAAATACAGTTGAAGGCGAAATTAAAGGAAAAGCAATTAGAATTGATGAAGATGGAGCGCTGGTTATATCCAATAACAAAAATACCAACAGAGTGATTGCAGGAGATATTATTCACCTAGCAAAATGA
- a CDS encoding YbgA family protein — protein sequence MTKKNIASTSRLSEQEITEYILDRFKDVKQGKIKDLVSFQAMNKYMIMAHSQIELKILGNIVASYKKTSLSDIMSEYEKHLKIALEKQPTTKSHYNVIMHIFGHFSKNFSQTEKEQFFKLFYRFREGEITIGEILSEINQIIFRFNNTYLANQTYFLLYSDQQTRNLFHILSQMNLEKI from the coding sequence ATGACTAAAAAAAATATTGCAAGCACATCAAGATTATCTGAGCAAGAAATCACAGAATACATCCTAGATAGATTCAAAGACGTAAAACAAGGAAAAATCAAAGACCTCGTTTCATTTCAAGCCATGAACAAATACATGATTATGGCACACAGTCAAATCGAATTAAAAATTTTGGGAAATATTGTGGCCAGTTATAAGAAAACATCATTATCAGATATAATGTCAGAATATGAAAAGCACCTAAAAATTGCTTTAGAAAAACAACCAACTACTAAATCACATTATAATGTAATAATGCATATTTTTGGACATTTTTCAAAAAACTTTAGCCAAACAGAAAAAGAGCAATTTTTTAAATTGTTTTACAGATTTAGAGAGGGAGAAATAACCATAGGTGAAATTTTGTCTGAGATAAATCAAATTATTTTTCGATTCAACAACACATATCTTGCAAACCAAACATATTTTCTCCTATATTCAGATCAACAGACAAGAAATTTGTTTCACATATTATCACAAATGAATCTAGAAAAAATCTGA
- a CDS encoding zinc-ribbon domain-containing protein codes for MKPQSCRNCGKELWQNQTVCPQCGRERESEDPE; via the coding sequence ATGAAACCTCAGTCTTGTAGGAATTGTGGTAAGGAGTTATGGCAAAACCAAACTGTTTGTCCTCAATGTGGACGTGAAAGAGAGTCTGAAGATCCCGAATAA
- a CDS encoding cobalamin B12-binding domain-containing protein, translating into MVYIRAKKVKSDQYLYLVKSVWDSKKSTSKQEIIKYLGKASEVVKDDIPIDYRNDPKVLSVLASYNPKDIKKREDATKKSKQQLYKKLTEGNIQDSIKIYEEYTKIFNIPDFFDRILKPIMCRIGDEWETGKISIATEHVASNVAQTLVKIIMEQVTGSASKKKILICVPIGEEHHLGCDVLETYLSIKGFKIYNMRTSMPTESILGFIDNNNPDVVLVSITLEDNLLAGQRLVKKIKDHADIPVLIGGYALQARKIPKFLGDVIPDCGLEELPKILRRN; encoded by the coding sequence ATGGTCTACATACGAGCTAAAAAGGTCAAATCAGATCAGTATCTGTATTTAGTCAAAAGCGTATGGGATTCAAAAAAAAGTACATCAAAACAAGAAATCATAAAATATCTAGGAAAGGCATCTGAGGTCGTTAAAGATGACATTCCAATAGATTATAGAAACGACCCTAAGGTGTTATCAGTTTTAGCATCTTACAATCCAAAAGATATCAAAAAAAGAGAGGACGCAACAAAAAAATCAAAACAGCAATTATACAAAAAATTAACAGAAGGAAATATTCAAGACTCGATAAAAATTTATGAAGAATATACAAAAATATTCAACATACCAGATTTTTTTGACAGAATTTTAAAACCAATAATGTGTAGGATTGGAGACGAGTGGGAAACAGGGAAAATCAGCATAGCAACTGAGCATGTTGCAAGTAACGTTGCACAAACACTAGTAAAAATAATCATGGAACAAGTTACAGGTTCTGCAAGCAAGAAAAAAATTCTCATTTGTGTTCCAATAGGTGAAGAGCATCATCTTGGGTGTGATGTTTTAGAAACATACCTGTCCATAAAAGGATTCAAAATATACAATATGAGAACTTCAATGCCAACTGAATCAATACTGGGTTTTATAGATAACAACAATCCAGACGTGGTCTTAGTGTCAATTACATTGGAAGATAATCTTTTAGCAGGACAAAGACTAGTTAAAAAAATCAAGGACCATGCAGATATACCAGTATTAATCGGAGGATATGCACTGCAAGCAAGGAAAATTCCAAAGTTTTTAGGAGATGTGATTCCAGATTGTGGTCTTGAAGAACTTCCAAAAATTTTAAGAAGAAACTAA